A single region of the Streptomyces sp. NBC_00425 genome encodes:
- a CDS encoding DUF7144 family membrane protein: MSTTTTHHRSESAHAGAGGLVTFAAVMLFIAGVLDLFRGIMAIAEDDVFVSTPNYVFKFDLTSWGWIQLVLGVIAMAVSVGLFSRATWARVVAVGIAGLLLIANFLSIPYYPVWSLTLIALYAFVIWALCVVRRED, translated from the coding sequence ATGAGCACGACCACGACTCACCACCGCTCGGAATCGGCCCATGCGGGGGCCGGCGGGCTGGTGACGTTCGCCGCCGTCATGCTGTTCATCGCCGGCGTCCTCGATCTCTTCCGGGGCATCATGGCCATCGCCGAGGACGACGTGTTCGTCTCCACCCCGAACTACGTCTTCAAGTTCGACCTGACGAGCTGGGGCTGGATCCAGCTGGTCCTCGGAGTGATCGCCATGGCCGTGAGCGTCGGCCTCTTCTCGCGCGCCACGTGGGCACGGGTCGTCGCGGTCGGCATCGCGGGACTGCTGCTCATCGCGAACTTCCTGTCGATCCCGTACTACCCCGTCTGGTCGCTCACCCTGATCGCGCTGTACGCCTTCGTCATCTGGGCCCTGTGCGTCGTGCGGCGGGAGGACTGA
- a CDS encoding 6-phosphofructokinase, translated as MRVGVLTGGGDCPGLNAVIRSVVRKGVDAYGFDFVGFRDGWLGLLRDVVLPLDVARVRGILPRGGTILGSSRTNPFTHEDGMRRMQDTLAAHDVDALVVIGGEDTLGVATELSRHGVPLVGVPKTIDNDVCGTDYTFGFDTAVGIATEAIDRLHTTAESHMRALVVEVMGRHSGWIALHAGVAGGGNVILIPERPFDIDQVCEQVQNRFKINYAPIVVVAEGAAPKEGQVVLKDQSRDEFDHVRLSGVGEWLAREISERTGKDARTTVLGHVQRGGTPSAFDRWLATRFGLHAIDAVKDGDFGVMVALQGTRIVRVPLAEATAKNKLVDPSLYDEFEVFFG; from the coding sequence ATGAGGGTCGGAGTACTGACCGGCGGCGGTGACTGCCCCGGCCTGAACGCCGTGATCCGCAGTGTCGTCCGCAAAGGCGTCGACGCGTACGGCTTCGACTTCGTCGGGTTTCGGGACGGCTGGCTCGGCCTGCTCCGGGATGTCGTCCTGCCGCTGGACGTCGCCAGGGTGCGGGGGATCCTCCCCCGCGGCGGCACCATCCTCGGCTCCTCACGCACCAACCCGTTCACCCACGAGGACGGGATGCGTCGCATGCAGGACACCCTTGCCGCGCACGACGTCGACGCGCTCGTCGTGATCGGCGGCGAGGACACCCTCGGCGTGGCCACCGAACTGAGCCGTCACGGGGTCCCCCTGGTCGGCGTGCCGAAGACCATCGACAACGACGTCTGCGGCACCGACTACACCTTCGGCTTCGACACCGCGGTCGGTATCGCGACCGAGGCCATCGACCGGCTCCACACCACCGCCGAGTCCCACATGCGCGCCCTGGTGGTGGAGGTCATGGGTCGCCACTCCGGGTGGATCGCCCTGCACGCCGGCGTCGCGGGCGGCGGCAACGTGATCCTCATCCCGGAACGGCCCTTCGACATCGATCAGGTATGTGAGCAGGTGCAGAACAGATTCAAGATCAACTATGCGCCGATCGTCGTGGTGGCCGAGGGAGCCGCCCCGAAGGAGGGGCAGGTGGTCCTCAAAGACCAGTCGCGGGACGAGTTCGACCACGTGCGGCTGTCCGGCGTCGGCGAGTGGCTGGCCCGCGAGATCTCGGAACGCACCGGCAAGGACGCCCGCACCACAGTTCTCGGGCATGTTCAGCGCGGCGGCACCCCCAGCGCCTTCGACCGCTGGCTGGCCACACGCTTCGGGCTGCACGCCATCGACGCGGTCAAGGACGGCGACTTCGGCGTCATGGTCGCCCTGCAGGGCACCCGGATCGTCCGCGTCCCCCTCGCCGAGGCCACGGCGAAGAACAAACTCGTCGATCCGTCGCTGTACGACGAGTTCGAGGTCTTCTTCGGCTGA
- a CDS encoding alpha/beta fold hydrolase, with product MPTQDPRPTIHIPGTTSHTIPSRAGRHGHEGSLRYLKAGTGSPLVLLHTVRTQAEHFRHLVPLVSDRYTVYALDLPGMGYSEIVPGASYDEPAMRAGVERLLTELDLHDVTLAGESMGAVLALTTAADLPERVRRVVAVNTYDFRGGIARSSLLARVVVGGVLTPGVGPVIAGVEPRPALGAILRGGLGDKSALREDYVDELLQVGGRPGYPTVARAVYQALPSLIAARSRYPEVKAPVHLVYGENDWSRTSDREADRRLLPAADFTQVPKAGHFIALERPDVLADLLNAVA from the coding sequence ATGCCCACCCAGGACCCACGCCCCACGATCCACATCCCCGGCACCACCAGCCACACCATCCCCTCACGCGCAGGACGCCACGGCCACGAGGGATCCCTGCGCTATCTCAAGGCGGGCACCGGGTCCCCGCTGGTGCTGCTGCACACGGTGCGCACCCAGGCCGAGCACTTCCGCCACCTCGTCCCGCTCGTCTCGGACCGGTACACCGTGTACGCCCTGGATCTGCCGGGGATGGGCTACTCCGAGATCGTGCCCGGGGCGTCGTACGACGAGCCGGCCATGCGGGCGGGCGTCGAGCGGCTCCTCACCGAACTCGACCTCCACGACGTCACGTTGGCCGGCGAGTCCATGGGGGCGGTACTCGCCCTGACCACCGCGGCCGACCTGCCCGAGCGCGTCCGGCGCGTCGTAGCGGTCAACACGTACGACTTCCGCGGCGGGATCGCCCGGTCCTCCCTCCTCGCCCGTGTGGTGGTCGGCGGCGTCCTCACGCCCGGTGTGGGCCCGGTGATCGCCGGGGTGGAACCCAGGCCCGCCCTCGGCGCGATCCTGCGGGGCGGCCTCGGCGACAAGAGCGCACTGCGGGAGGACTACGTGGACGAACTCCTCCAGGTGGGCGGCCGCCCCGGCTACCCGACCGTCGCCCGGGCCGTGTACCAGGCCCTGCCCAGCCTCATCGCCGCCCGCTCCCGCTACCCCGAGGTCAAGGCCCCCGTCCACCTCGTCTACGGCGAGAACGACTGGTCCAGGACGTCGGACCGGGAGGCCGACAGGAGGCTGCTGCCGGCCGCCGACTTCACTCAGGTGCCGAAGGCCGGCCACTTCATCGCCCTGGAACGGCCCGACGTCCTGGCCGACTTGCTGAACGCCGTGGCGTGA
- a CDS encoding TetR/AcrR family transcriptional regulator, whose amino-acid sequence MPLERIVATALKIVDEEGSDALSMRTLAQRLGSGTATLYRHFDNRAVLIAHVVDRMFAGVEPNSAELRSMGWQQALGAVAHAMFDALARHRNAARLMVEQIPLGPNAMALRERCIAVLLDSGFPPRVAAHAYATLARYVLGFAMQAGGHGGAGSDDAALSADFRSVDPELFPATVAVAGSMPVPIEDEFSFGLELLLSGLARLRDDI is encoded by the coding sequence GTGCCGTTGGAGCGGATCGTCGCCACCGCACTGAAGATCGTGGACGAGGAGGGCTCCGACGCTCTCTCGATGCGGACGCTGGCACAACGCCTGGGCTCGGGCACGGCGACGCTGTACCGGCACTTCGACAACCGGGCGGTCCTGATCGCCCATGTCGTGGACCGCATGTTCGCCGGCGTGGAACCGAACAGCGCCGAGCTCCGCTCGATGGGCTGGCAGCAGGCGCTGGGGGCGGTCGCGCACGCGATGTTCGACGCCCTGGCCCGGCACCGGAACGCGGCGCGCCTGATGGTCGAGCAGATTCCCTTGGGGCCCAACGCGATGGCGCTGCGGGAGCGCTGTATCGCGGTGTTGCTCGACAGCGGCTTCCCGCCGCGAGTGGCGGCGCACGCCTACGCGACCCTCGCCCGCTACGTCCTCGGATTCGCCATGCAGGCCGGCGGGCACGGCGGGGCGGGAAGCGACGACGCGGCGCTGTCCGCCGACTTTCGCAGCGTGGATCCGGAGCTGTTCCCGGCAACCGTGGCGGTGGCCGGGTCGATGCCCGTTCCGATCGAGGACGAGTTCTCCTTCGGTCTCGAGCTTCTTCTCAGCGGGCTGGCCCGCCTGCGTGACGACATCTGA
- a CDS encoding Crp/Fnr family transcriptional regulator, whose product MLATSTPDIVRSLSAEHRERLMRFAREVCVPQGARLFEEGERADRFWIIRTGRVELDMHVPGRRAAVIESLGHNELVGWSWLFPPHAWQMGAEAMTPVRAYEFDATAVRSMCRDDPALGHEVGQWVGRVLAHRLRSARTRLLDLYAPHGAGSLI is encoded by the coding sequence ATGCTCGCCACTTCCACCCCCGACATCGTGCGCTCGCTGTCCGCCGAACACCGCGAGCGGCTCATGCGCTTCGCCCGCGAGGTCTGCGTCCCCCAGGGAGCGCGTCTGTTCGAAGAGGGCGAACGCGCCGACCGCTTCTGGATCATCCGCACCGGCAGGGTCGAACTCGACATGCACGTGCCGGGCCGTCGGGCCGCCGTCATCGAGAGCCTCGGCCACAACGAGCTGGTCGGCTGGTCCTGGCTGTTCCCGCCGCACGCCTGGCAGATGGGCGCCGAGGCGATGACACCGGTACGAGCCTACGAGTTCGACGCCACGGCCGTCCGGTCGATGTGCCGGGACGACCCGGCCCTGGGTCACGAGGTCGGCCAGTGGGTGGGCCGGGTCCTCGCCCACCGTCTGCGCTCCGCCAGGACCCGCCTCCTCGACCTGTACGCCCCTCACGGCGCCGGCAGCCTCATCTGA
- a CDS encoding MFS transporter, whose amino-acid sequence MRTTFDRSAPASGKTGSGRRGSHAVRWWVLVVLGTAQLMVTLDATVVNIALPAAQHDLGFSDGSRQWVITGYALAFGSLLLLGGRLGDLFGRRTTFVTGLIGFAGASVLGGAATGFDVLVTARVAQGLFAALLAPAALSLLSVTFTDPKERPKAFGVFSALAGAGGAVGLLLGGMLTEWASWRWVMYVNVVFAAVALVGAVLLLARPAVAERPRLDVPGALVASAALFAVVYGFAHVESTSWTDPVTLGCLIVGVILLAVFVRLESRVAHPLLPLRLVLDRTRGGSFLAVFVIGMGMFSIFLFLTYYLQAGIGYSPIRTGLAFLPMVAGIVAASTTAPALLLPRVGPKIVISAGFLVAASGMALLTRLALDSAYVVDIMPGLILLGLGLGGVMATAFQGATAGVHHEDTGVASALINTGQQVGGSISTALLTTVASSAATDYLASHEPGALTVAQAGIESYTATLAWGAGFFVVGSVLSALLIPNAPLVSAEGEPVIAH is encoded by the coding sequence GTGCGTACCACCTTCGACCGAAGCGCGCCCGCCTCCGGGAAAACAGGATCGGGCCGTCGCGGCTCACACGCCGTGCGCTGGTGGGTGCTCGTCGTGCTGGGCACCGCGCAGCTCATGGTCACGCTCGACGCGACCGTCGTGAACATCGCGCTTCCCGCGGCGCAGCACGACCTCGGCTTCAGCGACGGCAGCAGGCAGTGGGTCATCACGGGTTACGCCCTGGCGTTCGGCAGCCTGCTGCTGCTCGGTGGCCGGCTCGGCGACCTGTTCGGCCGGCGAACCACCTTCGTGACCGGCCTGATCGGATTCGCGGGCGCATCGGTCCTCGGCGGCGCGGCCACCGGCTTCGACGTTCTCGTCACGGCACGGGTGGCCCAGGGTCTCTTCGCCGCGCTGCTCGCGCCGGCGGCGCTCTCCCTGCTCAGCGTGACGTTCACCGACCCCAAAGAGAGGCCGAAGGCGTTCGGCGTCTTCAGCGCGCTGGCCGGGGCGGGCGGCGCGGTCGGGCTGCTGCTCGGCGGCATGCTCACCGAATGGGCGTCCTGGCGCTGGGTGATGTACGTGAACGTCGTCTTCGCCGCCGTCGCGCTGGTCGGTGCGGTGCTGCTGCTGGCCAGGCCCGCGGTCGCCGAGCGGCCCAGGCTCGACGTTCCCGGCGCCCTCGTGGCGAGCGCCGCGCTGTTCGCCGTCGTCTACGGGTTCGCGCACGTCGAATCCACCAGCTGGACCGACCCGGTCACCCTCGGCTGCTTGATCGTCGGCGTGATCCTGCTCGCGGTGTTCGTCCGGCTGGAGTCCCGGGTCGCGCATCCGCTGCTGCCGCTGCGACTCGTGCTGGACCGGACCCGCGGCGGTTCGTTCCTCGCGGTGTTCGTCATCGGCATGGGGATGTTCTCGATCTTCCTGTTCCTGACCTACTACCTGCAGGCCGGTATCGGCTACTCGCCGATCAGGACGGGTCTGGCGTTCCTGCCGATGGTCGCGGGCATCGTCGCCGCGTCGACCACGGCGCCCGCGCTGCTGCTGCCCAGGGTCGGTCCGAAGATCGTGATCAGTGCCGGCTTCCTCGTCGCCGCCTCCGGCATGGCCCTGCTGACCCGACTCGCGCTGGACAGTGCCTACGTCGTCGACATCATGCCCGGCCTGATCCTGCTGGGTCTCGGCCTCGGGGGAGTGATGGCCACCGCCTTCCAGGGCGCGACCGCGGGCGTGCACCACGAGGACACGGGCGTGGCCTCGGCGCTGATCAACACCGGTCAGCAGGTGGGCGGCTCGATCAGCACGGCGCTGCTGACCACCGTCGCCTCGTCGGCCGCTACCGACTACCTGGCCTCGCACGAGCCGGGCGCGCTGACCGTGGCGCAGGCCGGGATCGAGAGTTACACGGCCACCCTGGCGTGGGGCGCCGGGTTCTTCGTCGTCGGTTCCGTCCTGTCGGCGTTGCTGATACCGAATGCGCCTCTCGTGTCGGCGGAGGGCGAGCCCGTGATCGCTCACTGA
- a CDS encoding potassium channel family protein gives MTPPAPSHDSRSAGRDARLSWPARRQAVLGGLRTVMTATGLVVGYYLLPMDSGFSGGSAVGVVVGLLGMLALFAWQIRTIARSPSPRLRAVEALSTTVPLFLLLFSGAYFLLERGTPGSFSEPLTRTDSLYFTLTVFSTVGFGDITAVTQTARVLTMVQMVGNILLVGVAAKVVASAVRTGLHRKEKGETGGTGRTGETGEEAE, from the coding sequence ATGACCCCACCGGCTCCTTCGCACGACAGCCGCTCGGCGGGCCGTGACGCGCGGCTGTCCTGGCCGGCCCGCCGCCAGGCGGTGCTCGGGGGTCTGCGGACGGTCATGACGGCGACCGGACTCGTCGTCGGGTACTACCTGCTGCCCATGGACTCGGGGTTCTCAGGTGGCTCGGCCGTCGGCGTCGTCGTGGGTCTGCTGGGCATGCTGGCGCTCTTCGCGTGGCAGATCCGTACGATCGCCCGCTCCCCTTCCCCCCGTCTGCGGGCCGTCGAGGCGCTCTCCACCACCGTGCCGCTCTTCCTCCTGCTCTTCTCGGGTGCCTATTTCCTGCTCGAGCGCGGCACGCCCGGCAGCTTCAGCGAGCCCCTCACGAGGACCGACTCGCTGTACTTCACCCTCACCGTGTTCAGCACGGTCGGCTTCGGCGACATCACCGCCGTCACGCAGACGGCGCGCGTCCTCACGATGGTGCAGATGGTGGGGAACATCCTGCTCGTCGGAGTGGCCGCCAAGGTGGTGGCAAGCGCGGTGCGAACCGGTCTGCACCGGAAGGAGAAAGGCGAGACGGGCGGGACGGGCAGGACGGGGGAGACGGGAGAGGAAGCGGAGTAG
- a CDS encoding TetR/AcrR family transcriptional regulator, producing the protein MTTDAKSSPRERLLEAAATLTYRDGVSIGVDALCKAAGVSKRSMYQLFESKGELLAASLEDRASAYVATLLPAADAHGSPRERIMHVFDELASQAGEPDFQGCRFLAVQIELKDQSHPASRVAHRVKENLTGFFRAEAEQGGANDPDLLARQLMLVFDGASARAGIKADTATGLVVPTVTVLLDAADMR; encoded by the coding sequence ATGACCACCGACGCGAAGTCAAGTCCCCGAGAGCGGCTGCTGGAGGCGGCGGCCACGCTCACCTACCGAGACGGTGTCAGCATCGGCGTCGACGCGCTGTGCAAGGCGGCGGGGGTGTCGAAGCGTTCCATGTACCAGCTGTTCGAGAGCAAGGGCGAACTGCTGGCGGCGAGCCTGGAGGATCGCGCCTCCGCCTATGTGGCGACGCTGCTGCCCGCGGCGGACGCCCACGGTTCGCCCCGCGAGCGGATCATGCACGTGTTCGACGAGTTGGCCTCCCAGGCGGGTGAGCCCGACTTCCAGGGCTGCCGGTTCCTCGCCGTGCAGATCGAGCTCAAGGACCAGAGCCACCCTGCGAGCCGGGTGGCCCACCGGGTGAAGGAGAACCTGACGGGCTTCTTCCGCGCCGAGGCCGAACAGGGTGGGGCGAACGACCCGGATCTGCTGGCCCGCCAGCTGATGCTGGTCTTCGACGGCGCCAGCGCCCGTGCGGGGATCAAGGCCGACACGGCGACAGGGCTCGTCGTCCCCACGGTGACCGTCCTGCTCGACGCGGCCGACATGCGCTGA
- a CDS encoding SDR family oxidoreductase has protein sequence MTALKGANILVTGGSRGIGKALVEELYARGAGKVYATARDPRGVTHPDAVPVALEVTDPASVAAAAAQAQDITVLINNAGASVGASFLDSPVDDVRREFETNFYGPLLLTRALVPVIERNGGGHLLNVHSVLSWIALGGSYSASKAALWSQTNSLRLELQPRGINVTGLHVGYVDTDLAAGVDAPKSDPRDVAALALDGIETDAHEVLADDISRHVKAGLAGDLAALYPQLAK, from the coding sequence ATGACCGCTCTGAAGGGCGCGAACATCCTCGTCACCGGCGGCAGCCGGGGCATCGGCAAGGCCCTGGTGGAGGAGCTCTACGCACGCGGCGCCGGCAAGGTCTACGCCACGGCCCGCGACCCGCGCGGCGTGACGCACCCCGACGCCGTGCCCGTGGCGCTGGAAGTGACCGACCCGGCCTCCGTGGCGGCCGCCGCCGCCCAGGCGCAGGACATCACCGTGCTGATCAACAACGCCGGCGCCTCGGTCGGCGCGTCCTTCCTCGACTCCCCGGTCGACGACGTGCGCCGGGAGTTCGAGACCAACTTCTACGGACCGCTGCTGCTCACCCGGGCGTTGGTGCCGGTGATCGAGCGCAACGGCGGCGGCCACCTCCTCAACGTGCACTCCGTGCTCTCGTGGATCGCGCTCGGCGGCTCCTACAGCGCCTCCAAGGCCGCCCTGTGGTCGCAGACCAACTCCCTGCGCCTGGAACTGCAGCCGCGCGGGATCAACGTCACCGGACTGCACGTGGGATACGTCGACACCGACCTCGCAGCGGGCGTCGACGCACCCAAGTCGGACCCCCGGGACGTCGCCGCACTCGCCCTCGACGGCATCGAGACGGACGCCCACGAGGTCCTCGCCGACGACATCTCCCGCCACGTCAAGGCAGGCCTCGCCGGCGACCTCGCGGCACTGTATCCCCAGCTGGCCAAGTAA
- a CDS encoding PP2C family protein-serine/threonine phosphatase: MREPRIDYAAVFRALPGMVALLTPDLVYVDANEDFLRLAGRTREQLLGRYMFDVFPENPNDAAAAGMRETQASMMRVVETAERDTMALLRYDIEDRARPGHWVEHFWSPVNAPVLGPDGDVVLIVHRVEEVTELIRARGGTGSDSSRARVLEAELYTRARELQDVNERLRRAHAHDREVALALQAAMLPTPTPVGHHRAAVRYRPAVGTLNVCGDWYDLVDLPGDRIAVAVGDVVGHGLRAAGVMGQLRSALSAAARVADGPARAVEALGLYARHVDGAESSTVVKIFIDWATHTLTYSSAGHPPPALLDPDGTVTFLDRATDPPLGARPEHVARPQASTSFAEGATLVLYTDGLIERRHEDIDVGLARLTDSLVRHGQSDPEALADALLADLLPPTGTTDDTALVVLRL, encoded by the coding sequence ATGAGGGAACCGCGGATCGACTACGCGGCAGTGTTCCGGGCCCTCCCCGGCATGGTGGCTCTGCTGACCCCCGACCTCGTGTACGTCGACGCCAACGAGGACTTCCTCCGGCTGGCCGGGCGCACCCGCGAGCAGCTGCTGGGCCGCTACATGTTCGACGTCTTCCCCGAGAACCCCAACGACGCGGCCGCGGCCGGCATGCGCGAGACCCAGGCGTCGATGATGCGTGTGGTGGAAACCGCGGAGCGCGACACCATGGCGTTGCTGCGCTACGACATCGAGGACCGCGCGCGGCCCGGCCACTGGGTGGAGCACTTCTGGAGCCCGGTCAACGCCCCCGTCCTGGGCCCGGACGGGGACGTGGTTCTGATCGTGCACCGGGTGGAGGAGGTCACCGAACTCATCCGCGCCCGCGGCGGCACGGGCAGCGACAGCAGCCGGGCGCGCGTGCTCGAGGCCGAGCTGTACACCCGTGCCCGTGAACTGCAGGACGTGAACGAACGTCTGCGCCGGGCCCACGCGCACGACCGTGAGGTCGCGCTGGCTCTTCAGGCGGCGATGCTGCCCACCCCGACGCCGGTCGGACACCACAGGGCAGCCGTCCGTTACCGTCCCGCCGTCGGCACCCTCAACGTGTGCGGCGACTGGTACGACCTGGTCGACCTGCCCGGTGACCGCATCGCGGTCGCCGTCGGCGACGTCGTGGGCCATGGTCTGCGGGCGGCCGGTGTCATGGGGCAGCTGCGCAGCGCGCTCAGCGCCGCCGCCCGGGTCGCCGACGGCCCCGCCCGGGCCGTGGAGGCCCTCGGTCTGTACGCCCGCCATGTCGACGGCGCCGAGTCGAGCACGGTGGTGAAGATCTTCATCGACTGGGCCACCCACACCCTCACGTACAGCAGCGCGGGCCACCCGCCACCCGCGCTGCTCGACCCGGACGGCACCGTGACCTTCCTCGACCGGGCGACCGACCCGCCGCTCGGCGCGCGCCCCGAGCACGTCGCGCGACCGCAGGCCAGTACGTCCTTCGCCGAGGGCGCCACGCTGGTCCTGTACACCGACGGACTGATCGAGCGTCGCCACGAGGACATCGACGTCGGTCTGGCCCGTCTCACCGACTCCCTCGTCCGCCACGGACAGTCCGACCCCGAGGCGCTGGCCGACGCGCTCCTGGCCGACCTGCTGCCCCCCACCGGCACCACCGACGACACGGCGCTGGTCGTCCTGCGCCTGTGA
- a CDS encoding SulP family inorganic anion transporter has translation MSKGSARHVPKWRRLVPGPVALLGYRRAWLAGDLLAGVTVAAYLVPQVMAYAGVAGLPPVAGLWAILPALALYAVFGTSRLLSVGPESTTALMTAAVIAPLAAGDAERYASLAAALAITVGLLCLVARTLRLGFLADLLSRPVLIGYLAGVALIMTVDQLPRLTGVRTSGTEFFPQLWSFLVHLPDADPATVVFSSVVLTFLFLTARYAPAVPGPLVAFVLGTAAVVLFDLDGRYGLKVIGEVPSGLPGLAVPDLSELPHLVLPALGVLLVAYTDFILTARAFADRGADGPGLDADQEFLALGAANLGAGMFHGFPVSSSASRTALASTGGARSQVYSLVAGAVVLAVLLFLSPLLTRTPSTVLGALVVYAAVRMIDLAGFRRLAAFRRRELLLALGCLAGVLALDILYGVIVAVGLSVAELLTRVARPHDAVEGVVPGVAGMHDVDDYPQARTIPGLLVYRYDSPLFFANAEDFRRRALAAVDEQGAAVRWFVLNTEANVEVDITALDAVEDLRRELSHRGIVFALARVKQDLWDDLGKYGLAQSVGEDLVFPTLPTAVAAYRAWLDRQ, from the coding sequence ATGTCCAAGGGGTCGGCCAGGCACGTTCCAAAGTGGCGCCGACTGGTGCCCGGTCCGGTCGCGCTCCTCGGCTACCGGCGTGCGTGGCTGGCGGGTGATCTGCTCGCCGGGGTGACCGTGGCCGCTTATCTGGTGCCGCAGGTCATGGCCTACGCGGGCGTGGCCGGGCTGCCTCCGGTGGCCGGCCTGTGGGCGATCCTGCCGGCCCTCGCGCTGTACGCGGTGTTCGGGACATCACGCTTGCTGTCGGTCGGCCCGGAGTCCACGACGGCGCTCATGACGGCCGCCGTGATCGCACCGCTCGCCGCGGGCGACGCCGAGCGTTACGCCTCCCTGGCAGCGGCCCTCGCGATCACTGTCGGGCTGCTCTGCCTGGTGGCCCGGACGCTGCGGCTGGGCTTCCTCGCGGACCTGCTGTCCCGCCCGGTCCTCATCGGCTATCTGGCGGGCGTGGCGCTCATCATGACGGTGGACCAGCTGCCCAGGCTGACCGGGGTGCGGACGAGCGGCACCGAGTTCTTCCCCCAGCTGTGGTCCTTCCTCGTCCACCTGCCCGACGCGGACCCGGCGACCGTCGTCTTCTCCAGCGTCGTCCTCACGTTCCTCTTCTTGACGGCCCGATACGCTCCCGCCGTGCCCGGCCCGCTCGTCGCCTTCGTCCTCGGCACGGCCGCCGTCGTGCTCTTCGACCTCGACGGGCGGTACGGGCTGAAGGTGATCGGCGAGGTGCCGTCCGGTCTGCCGGGCCTCGCCGTGCCGGACCTGAGCGAGCTGCCGCACCTCGTCCTGCCGGCGCTGGGCGTGCTCCTGGTCGCCTACACCGACTTCATCCTCACCGCGCGGGCCTTCGCCGACCGCGGCGCCGACGGCCCCGGGCTCGATGCCGACCAGGAGTTCCTCGCCCTGGGCGCGGCGAACCTGGGCGCGGGGATGTTTCACGGATTCCCGGTGAGCAGCAGCGCCAGCCGCACCGCGCTCGCCTCCACGGGCGGCGCCCGCAGCCAGGTGTACTCGCTGGTGGCCGGAGCGGTGGTGCTCGCCGTGCTGCTCTTCCTCAGTCCGCTGCTGACTCGCACGCCCTCCACCGTGCTCGGCGCGCTCGTCGTCTACGCGGCGGTCCGCATGATCGACCTCGCGGGCTTCCGCCGGCTGGCGGCCTTCCGCCGCAGGGAGCTGCTGCTGGCGCTCGGGTGCCTCGCCGGGGTCCTCGCCCTGGACATCCTGTACGGGGTGATCGTGGCCGTCGGCCTGTCGGTGGCCGAACTGCTGACCCGGGTGGCGCGCCCGCACGACGCCGTCGAGGGTGTGGTCCCCGGGGTGGCCGGCATGCACGACGTCGACGACTACCCGCAGGCCCGCACCATCCCCGGTCTGCTGGTCTACCGCTACGACTCGCCGTTGTTCTTCGCCAACGCGGAGGACTTCCGGCGTCGCGCCCTGGCCGCCGTCGACGAACAGGGCGCCGCGGTCCGCTGGTTCGTCCTGAACACCGAGGCCAACGTCGAGGTCGACATCACCGCCCTCGACGCCGTGGAGGATCTGCGACGCGAACTGAGTCACCGCGGCATCGTGTTCGCCCTCGCCCGCGTGAAGCAGGACCTGTGGGACGACCTCGGGAAGTACGGTCTCGCGCAGTCGGTCGGCGAGGACCTCGTCTTCCCCACCCTGCCGACGGCGGTGGCGGCCTACCGCGCGTGGCTCGACCGTCAGTAG